A single Marinobacter sp. es.042 DNA region contains:
- the rplV gene encoding 50S ribosomal protein L22: MEVAAKYKGANLSAQKARLVADQVRGKAVEDALNILTFSPKKAAVVIKKALESAIANAEHNEGLDVDELRVSTVMVDEGPTLKRIKARAKGRADRIFKRTCHITVKVADK, encoded by the coding sequence ATGGAAGTAGCAGCCAAGTATAAGGGCGCTAACCTCTCAGCTCAGAAAGCACGTCTTGTCGCTGACCAAGTACGTGGCAAGGCTGTTGAGGATGCCCTGAACATTCTGACTTTCAGCCCGAAGAAGGCGGCGGTCGTGATCAAGAAAGCTCTTGAGTCCGCCATCGCCAACGCTGAGCACAACGAAGGTCTGGACGTTGACGAACTGCGGGTTTCCACCGTGATGGTGGATGAGGGTCCGACGCTCAAGCGAATCAAAGCTCGAGCCAAGGGGCGCGCTGACCGTATTTTCAAGCGCACCTGCCATATCACCGTCAAGGTCGCCGACAAGTAG
- the rpsS gene encoding 30S ribosomal protein S19 codes for MPRSLKKGPFIDLHLLKKVEAALEANDKRPIKTWSRRSTVFPEMVGLTIAVHNGKQHVPVYVTEDMVGHKLGEFAATRTYRGHAADKKAKR; via the coding sequence TGCCACGTTCTTTGAAGAAAGGTCCTTTTATAGACCTGCATCTGTTGAAGAAGGTCGAGGCAGCTCTGGAAGCTAACGACAAGCGGCCGATCAAAACCTGGTCCCGCCGGTCGACAGTCTTTCCGGAGATGGTAGGCCTGACCATTGCAGTCCACAACGGCAAGCAGCACGTGCCGGTTTATGTCACCGAAGATATGGTTGGACATAAGCTGGGTGAGTTCGCGGCAACGCGTACTTATCGTGGTCATGCGGCCGACAAGAAAGCTAAACGCTGA